From Podospora bellae-mahoneyi strain CBS 112042 chromosome 3, whole genome shotgun sequence, the proteins below share one genomic window:
- a CDS encoding hypothetical protein (EggNog:ENOG503NTVZ; COG:E) yields MAPSAVETETTTVPNIGTLKLNATTGPYKEIATTKFDKDAEAGLKGHKAAKYPHYLPTWNPNDKYPPLQPFEHYEHGKDADPSFPNLLPESTTVTHLTPTIGTEVKGIQLSTLSDAGKDELARFVAERKVVAFRDQDFRDLSIEQALEFGGYFGRHHIHPTSGAPEGYPEIHLVHRGAGDNSVDKFFANRTSSVAWHSDVSYEAQPPGTTFLYIFDKPESGGDTLFVNAAEAYNRLSPAFQERLHGLKATHSAHEQANASALRGGIVRREPVIHEHPIIRTHPVTGEKAIYVNPQFTRDIVGLKKEESDVLLKFLYDHLAYGADFQARVKWEEGTVVVWDNRVTQHSALIDWKNAQRRHLARLTPQAERPFETPYKG; encoded by the exons ATGGCCCCCTCCGCTGTGGAAACTGAGACCACCACGGTCCCCAACATCGGCACTTTGAAGCTCAACGCCACCACGGGTCCGTACAAGGAGATTGCCACAACCAAGTTCGATAAGGATGCTGAAGCCGGCCTGAAGGGCCACAAAGCCGCCAAG TACCCGCACTACCTTCCAACTTGGAACCCCAACGACAAGTATCCCCCACTCCAGCCGTTTGAGCATTACGAGCACGGCAAAGACGCGGACCCATCCTTCCCCAACCTTCTCCCTGAGAGCACAACCGtcacccacctcaccccAACCATTGGCACCGAAGTCAAGGGCATCCAGCTCTCCACCCTCAGCGACGCCGGCAAAGACGAGCTCGCCCGCTTCGTTGCCGAGCGCAAGGTCGTCGCCTTCCGCGACCAAGACTTCCGCGATCTGTCCATCGAGCAAGCCCTCGAGTTCGGCGGTTATTTCGGCagacaccacatccaccccaCCAGCGGCGCGCCAGAAGGCTACCCCGAGATCCACCTCGTCCACCGCGGCGCAGGTGACAACTCAGTTGACAAGTTCTTCGCCAACCGCACCTCGTCCGTAGCCTGGCACTCCGACGTCTCCTACGAGGCCCAGCCTCCCGGAACCACCTTCCTGTACATTTTTGACAAGCCCGAATCTGGCGGCGATACCCTCTTCGTCAACGCCGCCGAGGCCTACAACCGTCTCTCGCCTGCCTTCCAGGAGCGTCTTCACGGCCTCAAGGCCACCCACTCTGCCCACGAGCAGGCCAATGCTTCGGCCTTGAGGGGCGGCATCGTCCGCCGCGAGCCCGTGATCCACGagcaccccatcatcagaaCCCACCCCGTCACAGGCGAGAAGGCCATCTACGTCAATCCTCAGT TCACCCGTGACATCGTCGgcctcaagaaggaggagtccGACGTCCTCCTAAAGTTCCTCTACGACCATCTCGCCTACGGCGCCGACTTTCAAGCCCGTGTCAAGTGGGAGGAAGGCACCGTTGTCGTTTGGGACAACAGAGTTACCCAGCACTCGGCGCTGATCGACTGGAAGAATGCCCAGCGGAGACATCTGGCGAGACTGACACCCCAGGCGGAAAGGCCGTTTGAGACTCCTTATAAGGGTTGA
- a CDS encoding hypothetical protein (EggNog:ENOG503P39G; COG:G), with product MSVCWTGLQLFQVWRRHPRHSLSSPFFSITCSSNSRDKLIGQVQQLTTAPMETLNERQFDRLEHDFITALHILHYHRVLDAYGHLSVRNPLMRDTFIMSRSMAPALVSSADDLITLTIDGAKPTDTSNQNQLFSERFIHSEIYRQYPSVNAIVHSHCQAVLPFTINRVRLRPCIHLAGFLRPEGCPVFDTRNHEGMRLGPAHSENPSDDGSGSSGLLVKDEFLGRKLAYKFIDTKTTVVLMRGHGFTTVASNLQNVVFQAIYTAQNAAVQKEAIIMQNSAMAVVGTFPIGADPGIHFLSKAEATAASEMCEDTVRRPWALWQREVEVCPLYQNSA from the exons ATGTCTGTGTGCTGGACAGGGCTTCAGCTTTTCCAGGT ATGGCGTCGTCATCCGAGACATTCGTTGTCTTCACCTTTCTTTTCCATCACTTGCTCATCCAACTCCCGAGATAAACTCATTGGCCAGGTGCAGCAACTGACAACGGCCCCTATGGAGACGCTCAACGAGCGTCAGTTCGACCGGCTCGAACACGACTTCATCACGGCCCTTCATATCCTCCACTACCACCGTGTTCTCGATGCGTACGGCCACCTCTCTGTTCGCAATCCCCTAATGAGAGATACCTTCATAATGTCCCGCAGCATGGCCCCTGCCTTGGTCTCCAGTGCTGATGATCTGATAACCCTGACCATCGACGGGGCCAAGCCGACAGACACGTCAAACCAAAACCAGCTGTTTAGCGAAAGGTTCATTCACTCGGAAATTTACAGGCAGTACCCGAGTGTCAACGCCATTGTGCACAGTCATTGTCAGGCTGTGTTGCCATTCACCATCAATCGAGTACGACTACGGCCGTGTATCCACCTCGCTGGTTTCCTCCGTCCTGAAGGATGCCCTGTATTTGACACCAGGAATCATGAGGGGATGAGGCTCGGGCCGGCTCACTCCGAAAATCCATCAGAtgatgggagtgggagcAGCGGCTTGCTGGTCAAAGACGAGTTTCTGGGCCGGAAATTGGCCTACAAGTTTATCGACACGAAAACAACCGTGGTGCTCATGAGAGGGCACGGCTTTACTACTGTGGCCTCCAACCTACAAAATGTCGTCTTCCAGGCGATATATACGGCCCAAAATGCCGCGGTGCAAAAGGaggccatcatcatgcaAAATTCCGCCATGGCCGTGGTAGGCACCTTTCCGATCGGTGCAGATCCAGGTATTCATTTCTTGAGCAAAGCAGAAGCCACGGCGGCATCGGAAATGTGCGAGGACACCGTCAGGAGACCTTGGGCTCTTTGGCAAAGAGAAGTGGAGGTCTGTCCGCTATATCAGAATAGTGCATAA
- a CDS encoding hypothetical protein (COG:M; EggNog:ENOG503NZ6Q) gives MSHSWNENEAIGIETSTWVRSTDVSQANYPSKKTNNKHVNEKKFDRNAIDGGNLRARIQALTDSEETSSVLFCPHMWQRYLVRFVAFTASLPAVLLLWAAYYQGRTIVSYWTGDESSHIALSRLQMLSATLFFLVEILWAVDQLLVAWQIKSYSFFGTWRPRLRLLGENNLPSVDVVICICKESEAMVYGTVLAAFDLDYPLDKLRVIVTDDGGDSAVESGLAALRSRVGNVFYISNYGKATKKPPGVKAANLNNALQFIDSLPGGRAELIAVLDVDMIPDRAWLRATIPHFYPAGGYQEDGKEIGLVCGVQTFYNIPDNDPTNQSNSLRVKCYHPIQDQAGKGQCAGSGWVMRRKALDDLPGGQFPTTCVCEDFYTQFLLGQTNHWITAAVAEYLQCGLVPDTYQAQLKQYTRWYLSNLAVQDLYQLSGHSWISLLEKLVWKAPVTMVGLMMMHLKPHLATLQLILFPLLFLTKTPLIVTSPDRSEELIRLLRIHAGSVFFSYLHHVHIGVMAGYRASIMDWGMTKWLSPHYTVAYMKTYFPGLFNSTQSKKSSAAAFVSTGSLKDKLFERFPARRGGLSKRLNHILLECGVWMHCVAVTAILVTAWVAVKNLPATSNNTEKLLNILLWVFWPSNQAFIVLAIACFTPIKYAIWPPNVGENHDLLQKVHNGPGAPTSFLFRPREEAKRWEERSNPIWGGGLDFVTVYTIWGIWAGLVFIWAWWL, from the exons ATGTCACATTCGTGGAACGAGAACGAGGCCATCGGCATCGAGACCTCGACTTGGGTTCGGTCGACGGACGTGTCCCAAGCCAACTATCCCTCCAAGAAAACTAACAACAAGCACGTCAATGAGAAAAAGTTCGACAGGAACGCAATCGACGGCGGTAATTTGCGGGCCCGTATCCAAGCCCTTACCGACTCCGAGGAAACGTCCTCGGTTCTTTTCTGTCCTCATATGTGGCAGCGTTACCTTGTGAGGTTCGTCGCGTTTACAGCTAGCCTACCGGCGGTGCTTCTGCTATGGGCTGCCTATTACCAGGGACGCACTATTGTCTCTTACTGGACAGGCGATGAGTCAAGCCACATTGCCCTGTCAAGATTGCAAATGCTCTCAGCAACGCTGTTCTTTCTTGTCGAGATTCTGTGGGCCG TTGACCAACTACTCGTTGCGTGGCAAATCAAAAGCTACAGCTTTTTCGGCACCTGGcgtcctcgtcttcggcTGTTGGGCGAGAACAATCTCCCGTCTGTCGATGTGGTTATTTGCATTTGCAAAGAATCGGAAGCTATGGTCTACGGAACAGTTCTTGCTGCTTTCGATCTCGATTATCCTCTCGACAAACTGAGGGTCATTGTAACCGACGATGGCGGAGACAGCGCGGTAGAGAGCGGACTTGCTGCGCTCCGAAGCAGAGTCGGAAATGTATTCTACATCTCGAACTACGGCAAAGCAACGAAGAAGCCTCCTGGAGTCAAAGCCGCCAATCTCAACAATGCCCTTCAGTTCATCGACAGTCTTCCTGGAGGCAGAGCGGAGTTGATCGCCGTGCTGGATGTAGACATGATTCCCGATAGAGCATGGCTCAGAGCAACGATTCCCCATTTTTACCCAGCTGGGGGATATCAGGAGGACGGAAAAGAGATAGGTTTGGTTTGCGGGGTTCAG ACTTTCTACAATATTCCCGACAACgacccaaccaaccaatcTAATTCTCTCCGTGTCAAATGCTACCACCCCATCCAAGATCAAGCGGGGAAGGGCCAATGCGCCGGGTCAGGCTGGGTTATGCGCCGGAAAGCCCTGGATGACTTACCTGGTGGGCAGTTTCCGACAACCTGTGTCTGCGAGGACTTCTACACGCAATTTCTTCTGGGCCAAACCAACCACTGGATTACCGCAGCTGTTGCCGAGTATTTGCAATGTGGCCTGGTCCCTGATACCTACCAGGCACAACTCAAGCAATACACTCGCTGGTACCTCAGCAACCTTGCCGTGCAGGACCTTTATCAACTCTCAGGGCACTCCTGGATATCTCTCTTGGAAAAGCTGGTTTGGAAAGCGCCCGTTACTATggttgggttgatgatgatgcatcTGAAGCCTCACCTCGCCACCCTTCAGCTcatccttttccctctcctctttcttACCAAGACCCCGCTCATTGTTACCTCTCCAGACAGATCAGAGGAGCTGATCCGGTTGCTCAGGATTCATGCCGGTTCGGTATTCTTTTCCTATCTCCATCACGTTCACATCGGCGTCATGGCAGGGTATAGAGCCTCGATCATGGACTGGGGCATGACAAAGTGGCTAAGCCCGCATTACACAGTTGCTTATATGAAGACATACTTCCCGGGGCTATTCAACTCCACTCAGTCAAAGAAATCCAGCGCCGCTGCCTTCGTCTCAACTGGCAGTCTCAAGGACAAGCTCTTCGAACGCTTTCCAGCGCGGCGGGGAGGCCTGTCGAAGAGACTTAACCACATTCTTCTTGAGTGTGGTGTCTGGATGCACTGTGTGGCTGTCACAGCCATACTCGTCACGGCCTGGGTCGCTGTGAAGAATCTTCCCGCGACCTCAAACAACACGGAGAAGCTCCTCAATATTTTGCTCTGGGTTTTTTGGCCCTCAAATCAGGCTTTCATTGTTCTTGCGATAGCCTGCTTTACTCCGATCAAGTACGCCATTTGGCCCCCCAACGTCGGCGAGAACCATGACTTACTCCAGAAGGTCCACAACGGACCGGGGGCGCCCACCTCTTTTCTATTCCGCCCCAGAGAGGAGGCAAAGCGCTGGGAGGAGAGAAGTAATCCGatttggggtggagggctGGATTTCGTGACGGTTTACACCATTTGGGGCATCTGGGCCGGGTTGGTGTTCATTTGGGCCTGGTGGCTCTAG
- a CDS encoding hypothetical protein (EggNog:ENOG503P7T8), protein MGDSDDDINISNGICHWGLGEESHSDFIPCGNAAFGHFQCCGKAGFCSAEGHACFSYGGGLTYVAGCTDSTFEDSSCPDEKIYSDQPWMGMVFCNTTVDEDGRGLWVGCAEKWKPKALRNKEQESDDLCLCSAEASPAIESRIVLTAKNKIGNRFASLPLNLGDSIQWKDSLLQQEPEQPRRQPLPPLTRC, encoded by the exons ATGGGAGACTCGGACGACGAcatcaacatctccaacggcATCTGCCACTGGGGTCTTGGTGAAGAGTCACACTCGGATTTTATACCTTGTGGCAATGCTGCTTTTGGACACTTCCAGTGCTGTGGGAAGGCTGGTTTCTGCTCTGCCGAGGGCCACGCTTGCTTTAGCTATGGTGGAGGCCTTACCTACGTGGCGGGCTGCACCGACAGCACATTTGAGGACTCGAGCTGCCCCGATGAGAAGATTTATTCAGACCAGCCATGGATGGGAATGGTTTTCTGCAATACGACCgtcgatgaggatggcagAGGTCTGTG GGTTGGGTGTGCAGAAAAATGGAAGCCTAAAGCCCTCCGCAACAAAGAGCAGGAATCTGATGATCTTTGCTTGTGCAGTGCCGAGGCGAGCCCTGCCATCGAATCCCGTATCGTCTTGACGGCAAAAAACAAAATCGGCAATCGCTTCGCAAGTCTCCCATTGAACCTGGGGGATTCTATACAGTGGAAAGACAGCTTACTCCAACAGGAACCAGAACAACCGAGGAGGCAACCATTACCACCTCTGACTCGTTGTTGA
- a CDS encoding hypothetical protein (EggNog:ENOG503NYUW; COG:S): MAPRPARRSARGVRKNYNEASSIVLDDDEEPIQVPDYDRDIDGDFGSGSNGAPDFDGDGHGADDDPSSDGDEVDEDGNPRTTIASKSQQKGKRNAGAGMIQSRKGFHDIPHYPLETRIVTRVYAGPLRRYARYSALRDSMYGPEIPRIRVIWALETKWSAFPVLPPKAGASEVRGIMPSPWVPQGFEKNQTLAASKWYEGYHLHCPVEELQVCHHVAAHQGESLVPNANGELVTLLGPWDRQREFILPRRGSLEIAENGSPFTEDDIVTDGEEARSRGWMIDVGGIPLAIAWAPFFLRNNRQVLAVATIPFSDQDSSLVVEENSGNHNATSEIQGSVQFWEFAAEEDSSKEGMATPAKRPSRLLGAKCFSWGRPKRMQFCPVPMDESASPSTNGILAVLCSDGRVRVIDCKAIHEDQVPVYACMEAPMVTFGQDNDYNVEVTCLTWANTNRLALGHSDGSITLWSVYPKTLLQRHGAHTTYVIDICSAYPSNPYLVASVPVGGCATLTDMSHPSSEFTYFPVPAISFQPNLLCWNESMQGFMALYPSSTPNTTIAFLHHRFFAQARSICTGPNTLTCVSVGTTHPFILVGCADGSVFACNALQKLFKQKGEPLRKLKIFEHEYRPVVATRSSQGNSIRGAVRILQGYLPEVNDDPRTEKRKEMDRKKRLEREKKSKYTASGKKKGRPKKNAGLEPEQPEEEHDLEGELQEKLASRVVIHEPLTRVTAVAWNPNTNFSCWAACAMASGIIKVMDLGVEDFRA; encoded by the exons ATGGCGCCTCGACCAGCTCGACGAAGCGCGAGGGGTGTGAGGAAAAACTACAATGAGGCAAGCAGCATTGTGctcgatgacgacgaggagccGATTCAGGTCCCGGATTACGACAGGGATATCGACGGCGACTTTGGCTCCGGATCCAACGGTGCACCTGACTTTGACGGAGACGGCCATGGCGCAGACGATGACCCCAGTagcgatggcgatgaggtAGACGAGGATGGGAATCCAAGAACGACCATAGCTTCAAAGTCTCAACAAAAAGGGAAGCGGAATGCCGGTGCCGGTATGATACAGTCTCGCAAAGGTTTCCACGACATCCCCCACTACCCTTTGGAAACGCGCATCGTGACCCGCGTGTATGCCGGTCCGCTTAGACGCTATGCTCGCTATTCGGCCCTCAGAGATTCCATGTACGGTCCTGAGATCCCTCGCATCAGAGTTATTTGGGCTTTGGAAACCAAATGGAGCGCCTTCCCCGTTCTGCCTCCCAAAGCTGGCGCTTCAGAAGTCAGAGGCATCATGCCGAGCCCTTGGGTTCCGCAAGGCTTTGAGAAGAACCAGACATTAGCAGCATCAAAGTGGTATGAGGGGTACCACCTTCATTGTCCCGTTGAGGAGCTCCAGGTCTGCCATCACGTTGCCGCCCACCAGGGGGAAAGTCTGGTACCAAACGCAAATGGAGAGCTGGTGACGCTGCTGGGGCCATGGGATCGCCAGCGAGAGTTCATTCTGCCTCGGCGCGGAAGCTTGGAGATAGCAGAAAACGGTTCGCCATTTACAGAGGATGATATCGTCAcagatggtgaagaagctcgaTCGAGAGGGTGGATGATTGATGTTGGGGGCATTCCTCTGGCAATAGCTTGGGCACCTTTCTTCCTCAGGAACAACAGACAGGTCCTTGCGGTAGCTACCATCCCTTTCTCGGACCAAGATTCGTCCCTCGTCGTCGAAGAGAATTCCGGCAACCATAATGCTACTTCGGAGATCCAAGGATCTGTCCAGTTTTGGGAATTCGCTGCTGAAGaagacagcagcaaggaAGGGATGGCAACGCCTGCCAAACGACCTTCCCGTCTTCTGGGGGCAAAGTGCTTTTCGTGGGGCCGGCCCAAGCGTATGCAATTTTGTCCAGTCCCCATGGACGAGTCCGCGTCGCCTTCAACCAACGGCATTCTTGCTGTGCTGTGCAGCGATGGAAGAGTCCGCGTCATAGATTGTAAGGCGATCCATGAAGATCAAGTACCCGTTTACG CTTGTATGGAGGCACCGATGGTCACGTTTGGACAGGACAATGACTACAACGTTGAGGTTACCTGCCTAACCTGGGCTAACACGAACCGCCTCGCGCTTGGTCACAGTGATGGATCAATCACGCTGTGGTCAGTCTATCCCAAGACGCTGCTGCAGCGCCACGGTGCTCACACGACCTACGTTATCGACATCTGCTCGGCCTATCCGTCGAATCCATATCTGGTCGCCTCCGTCCCCGTGGGCGGCTGCGCGACTTTGACCGACATGTCACACCCCAGCTCCGAGTTCACCTACTTCCCGGTTCCGGCGATTAGCTTCCAGCCCAATCTGCTCTGTTGGAATGAGTCGATGCAAGGCTTCATGGCGCTGTACCCCTCGTCcactcccaacaccaccattgcGTTTCTCCATCATCGCTTCTTCGCCCAGGCCCGCAGCATCTGCACCGGTCCCAACACGCTAACCTGTGTCTCGGTTGGCACGACGCACCCTTTTATTCTTGTCGGCTGCGCAGATGGGTCGGTCTTCGCTTGCAACGCACTGCAGAAGTTGTTTAAGCAGAAAGGGGAACCACTGAGGAAACTCAAGATCTTTGAGCATGAATACAGACCAGTCGTCGCTACTCGGAGCAGCCAGGGCAATTCCATCCGCGGTGCAGTTCGGATACTCCAGGGATACTTGCCCGAGGTCAACGATGACCCGCGAacagaaaagagaaaagaaatgGACCGtaagaagaggttggagagggagaaaaagAGCAAGTACACGGCCAgcgggaagaagaagggtagGCCCAAGAAGAATGCTGGTCTCGAACCTGAACAGCCTGAAGAGGAGCACGACCTTGAAGGGGAGCTGCAGGAAAAGCTCGCGTCCAGGGTCGTAATCCACGAGCCACTGACCAGAGTCACGGCCGTTGCGTGGAACCCGAATACTAACTTCAGTTGCTGGGCTGCCTGCGCCATGGCTTCCGGCATCATCAAAGTCATGGACCTGGGCGTGGAAGACTTCAGAGCGTAA
- a CDS encoding hypothetical protein (EggNog:ENOG503P60N) — translation MPRQLPWRINRDGQTSVETRQSPNPTSTRSPAPSNRPSRPSTAAPNPRSSHERFNAPRPSAGRRGRSPSASPPPEPPSEELMIEGVDHDDRYRMVEDEFLAVAGEFTRHLHAAEYQRLKGLAKSQNADTIWNISRPVTGEMTKMVKRRHAALNIASKQRKGITQLKGLSPQTTSDTDDKEAPSRKQPNPNSLQGLMDSPRKQAVPLTSVSSLLQGSSLRETSPSSGRMAPPGLRRAESTFSVPIKREPTPDSDDLDSQAPWPIRRASTQSSIKHGMTAAQETSFADFPAPQPRARSRAATIEPSRAMSRPPEQSQRQATQDTKQEDDDDDDDDDNDFLSRIRARRLEQRRRRESRAQPGIKSETQEAAFDDIPFV, via the exons ATGCCTCGTCAACTCCCGTGGAGGATCAATCGAGATGGACAGACATCGGTGGAAACCAGACAGAgtcccaacccaacatcaACTCGCAGTCCGGCTCCTTCCAATCGCCCCTCAAGGCCTTCGACAGCCGCGCCAAACCCGAGATCGTCGCATGAAAGATTCAACGCTCCTAGACCCAGCGCTGGTCGCAGAGGTCGTTCACCCTCAGCATCGCCACCGCCAGAACCGCCAAGTGAGGA ACTCATGATTGAAGGTGTCGACCATGACGACCGTTATCGCATGGTAGAGGATGAATTCCTCGCAGTGGCTGGCGAGTTTACACGCCATCTTCACGCGGCAGAATACCAGCGTCTGAAAGGCCTCGCCAAATCCCAGAATGCTGATACCATCTGGAACATCTCACGCCCCGTCACTGGCGAGATGACCAAAATGGTCAAGCGCCGCCATGCTGCGCTCAACATTGCATCGAAACAACGAAAGGGAATCACTCAGCTGAAGGGACTATCCCCTCAGACAACAAGTGATACCGATGATAAGGAAGCACCGTCGCGAAAGCAGCCGAATCCGAATTCCCTTCAGGGACTAATGGACAGCCCGCGTAAGCAAGCTGTACCGCTGACTTCGGTTTCATCCCTGCTCCAGGGCTCAAGCCTCCGGGAAACAAGCCCTTCAAGTGGACGCATGGCTCCTCctggtttgaggagggcaGAGTCAACCTTCTCGGTCCCGATCAAGCGAGAGCCAACCCCAGACTCTGATGATTTAGACAGCCAAGCACCTTGGCCAATCAGGCGAGCGTCGACACAGTCATCCATCAAGCACGGAATGACAGCAGCTCAGGAAACATCATTCGCCGACTTTCCTGCTCCGCAGCCCAGAGCAAGATCCCGCGCTGCTACCATTGAGCCATCAAGAGCGATGTCACGTCCGCCAGAGCAGTCTCAAAGACAGGCAACTCAAGATACAAAGcaagaggacgacgacgacgacgacgacgacgacaacgattTCCTTTCTCGTATTCGTGCTAGAAGACTAGAACAAAGACGGCGCCGAGAATCCAGAGCACAGCCGGGAATTAAGTCCGAAACTCAGGAAGCAGCTTTTGACGATATTCCATTTGTCTGA